A region from the Drosophila mauritiana strain mau12 chromosome 2L, ASM438214v1, whole genome shotgun sequence genome encodes:
- the LOC117145968 gene encoding probable serine/threonine-protein kinase DDB_G0276461: protein MSVQWEIVLMSFILFSTAQAGGYCGPNKMYACVPTLFCKDGRSTQRNPAAYFNRQCFSFETCCDVNRVIYGMRYTGGEFEPGPYEQSSEPFNNAGGKTSGTNSQQSTGNTGGNSPTLKKKGGVSSITNIQNTNNGGGKTFTTNSQMPSYTMNSQPSNNAVGKTTTANNQAPSESDGKTLTHSTNFHAHNYLNNNSGKTNLGNPPTANTKNTNSPTYHHYQNVNYNPSGNAGSDVGVYRQS, encoded by the exons ATGTCGGTGCAATGGGAAATTGTCCTAATGAGCTTCATTCTGTTCAGTACCGCCCAGGCTGGAGGATATTGTGGACCGAACAAgatgtatgcgtgtgtgcCCACGCTTTTTTGTAAAGATGGTCGCAGCACGCAAAGAAATCCCGCTGCTTATTTCAACAGGCAGTGCTTTTCGTTTGAGACTTGCTGTGACGTTAATAGG GTAATTTATGGAATGCGGTACACTGGAGGAGAGTTCGAGCCTGGTCCATACGAACAATCCAGCGAGCCGTTCAACAATGCAGGTGGAAAAACTTCTGGCACAAACAGTCAACAGTCAACTGGTAATACGGGTGGAAATAGTCCGACCTTGAAAAAAAAGGGCGGAGTGTCATCTATAACAAACATTCAAAATACTAATAATGGCGGAGGCAAAACTTTTACAACAAATAGTCAAATGCCTAGTTATACGATGAATAGTCAGCCATCCAATAACGCAGTTGGAAAAACCACTACTGCAAACAATCAGGCACCCAGTGAATCAGATGGAAAAACATTAACACACAGTACAAATTTCCATGCTCATAATTATCTTAACAATAATTCCGGAAAAACTAATTTAGGAAACCCACCTACGGCTAAtactaaaaatacaaatagTCCAACTTATCATCATTATCAAAATGTTAATTACAATCCCAGTGGTAATGCAGGCAGCGATGTTGGAGTTTATAGACAGTCTTGA